In Verrucomicrobiota bacterium, the genomic window ACTTCCTCGCGGACGCGCCGACCAACCGCGTTGCCGACGTGGCTGCTTCGCTTACACGCGCGCTGCGCGACTTCGGCCTCGAACTCACACCCACGACCCGGCGCATGGCGCAGCTCAACGCGGTGCAGAACACCTATCTTGGCACGTTCCAAATCCTCGGCGGCCTCGGCCTGCTGCTCGGCAGCGCGGGCCTCGGCGTGGTGGTGCTGCGCAATGTCCTGGAGCGTCGCGGCGAACTGGCGCTGCTGCGGGCGGTGGGCTTCCGCGCAAAGGCGCTGCGATGGCTGGTGTTGAGCGAGCACGGCGCGCTGCTGTTGCTCGGGCTGGGCTGCGGCGTGGTCGCGGCGGTGGTGGCGGTGGCGCCGGCGGTGTTGTCGCCGACCGCGCCGATGCCGTATGATTCGCTCACGGTGACGCTTGGCGCGGTGCTGGCGAGCGGCGCGGTGTGGACGTGGCTGGCGACGGTCTTCGCGCTGCGCGGCCGGCTGCTGGACGCGCTGCGGAGCGAGTGAGCCATGAAACCCGCGTGCGGACCGCGCGTCTGACGATCTAACAAATGAGATTTCACCTCCCGAACATGACTCCGATCCGGCTGGCACTCCTTCTTTCGCTGGCCTTCACGCTCGCCGCGGACGCGCAAGGCGGGCGCAAGCCCTTCCCCGCGCACTGGGGCGAACCGCCCAAAATCCAGACGACCGACTTCGGCGACCTGCCCGGCGGATACGGCAAGGGCAGTTCGACCCTTGCGAAGTGGATCGAGTCGAACCTGGAGAAGGACAGCAAGTCCCCCGCGCCCGCCAACCCGGCCGCCGATGCCGCCGTGAAGCCGGTCTACGAAAACAACTTCCAGAACAATGACGGCGAGAAGATGCCCACGGAGTTCCTTGTGCTCGGCGGCGACTTCGCCGTGAAGGAGGACGGTGGCAACAGGTTTTTGGAACTGCCGGGCGCGCCGTTGCTCGAGGAGTCGTGCGGCGTGC contains:
- a CDS encoding FtsX-like permease family protein, encoding FLADAPTNRVADVAASLTRALRDFGLELTPTTRRMAQLNAVQNTYLGTFQILGGLGLLLGSAGLGVVVLRNVLERRGELALLRAVGFRAKALRWLVLSEHGALLLLGLGCGVVAAVVAVAPAVLSPTAPMPYDSLTVTLGAVLASGAVWTWLATVFALRGRLLDALRSE